The following coding sequences are from one Candidatus Paceibacterota bacterium window:
- a CDS encoding PAS domain S-box protein, whose protein sequence is MNQPLRILHLEDDPDYCDLVRSLLEREGIRGEITLVEGWEAFESALASGKFDLILADYLLPSCNGLDALRLARERSPETPFLLVSGTIGEQAAIESLRTGATDYVLKHWPDRLVPAVRRAVEEAGERSQRRQIEAELVRREKYFRTLTENALDILSILDRDGHFIHNSPSVKRVLGYDPQELAGKRAFAFLHPDDLPRVLQAFRCGVANAERPVTVEFRVRTRDGSWRYLEAVGQSRLHDPDIAGIVVNSRDVSDRKQAEIGLTESEQQYRLVFHGSPVPMYVFDHETLAFLEVNDAALEHYGYSREEFLSMKLQDIRPQEEVPALIEYLHTLLAPDQPIRPGLVGSWRHRKKDGTLMDVEIKWSPISFRGRVASMSMVNDITERKRNEHRDAAFSKLGQDLSSATSPAEAARIIRAVTNDLFNWDAFTLNLYSAEQGTIQRILGVDTDREGGRFDIPLTGQAGQPSQMARRVAEHGAELILREEPITMPTDSVPIGDTSRPSASLMLAPIRNRTKVIGILSIQSYAPKAYTRADLNMLQTLADHCAGALERIRAEQALRDSEQRFRELIEASPDAVFVEDLEGNVLDVNPAACRLHEMTAGELVGKNAFDLVPPEQREKAAREFKALAEGRLGRIEGASRTRDGRFVPVEIRAGRVNYAGQQAVLLHVRDITDRKLAETALRSSELLFHSVWENSADGMRLTNEQGNIVAVNKAFCKIVGRRREELEGQSLTALHTGSEPPGKMLQEYIQRLQGRVTEREQERRLTLRDGNLVIMEETSSFVELRGRPPLLLGIFRDVTAQKRLEEQLRQSQKMDAIGQLAGGVAHDFNNILTVIHGHASLLIAGGSLKPGAAKSAQQITQAAERAAGLTRQLLAFGRRQVMQPRLLDLNELVANMTKMLSRILGEDIALQLNYLPQPALVHADGGMLEQVLLNLSVNSRDAMPRGGQLTIKISGFEADAKRLVGQPVPCPNGVVCLSVADTGCGIPPENVRRIFEPFFTTKEVGKGTGLGLATVYGIVQQHRGWIEVESEPGQGSTFKVFLPRSLEPAKPANGPSTEPTVRGGTETILVVEDEAAVRELVCEFLTRHGYRILQADSGAKALQVWRESKDRIDLLLTDLVMPGQLNGRELAEELRAERPRLKVIFTSGYSADVVGKDFVLRRGLHHLQKPYHPRTLAKVVRDCLDAVN, encoded by the coding sequence ATGAACCAACCGCTGCGCATACTGCATCTGGAAGATGACCCTGATTACTGCGATCTGGTGCGTTCCCTGCTTGAGCGTGAGGGAATCAGGGGCGAAATAACGCTGGTCGAAGGGTGGGAGGCTTTTGAAAGTGCGCTGGCTTCGGGGAAGTTCGACCTCATCCTGGCGGACTACCTGCTGCCGTCCTGCAACGGCCTGGATGCTTTGCGATTGGCGCGCGAGAGAAGCCCCGAAACACCTTTTCTGCTCGTCTCCGGCACAATCGGCGAACAGGCAGCCATCGAGAGTCTTAGGACCGGGGCAACTGATTATGTGCTTAAGCACTGGCCGGATCGGCTGGTTCCCGCCGTGCGCCGCGCAGTCGAGGAAGCCGGGGAACGATCGCAACGGCGGCAGATCGAAGCAGAACTGGTTCGGCGGGAAAAGTATTTCCGCACTCTGACGGAGAACGCCCTCGATATCCTCAGCATCCTGGACCGGGACGGCCATTTCATCCACAACAGCCCGTCGGTCAAGCGTGTGCTGGGTTACGATCCGCAGGAACTGGCGGGAAAACGGGCGTTTGCTTTCCTGCACCCGGATGACCTTCCCCGCGTCCTGCAGGCGTTCCGCTGCGGGGTGGCGAACGCGGAGCGCCCGGTCACGGTAGAGTTCCGTGTCCGGACCCGGGATGGCTCCTGGCGTTACCTGGAGGCGGTTGGCCAGAGCCGGCTGCACGATCCGGATATCGCCGGGATAGTTGTCAACTCGCGCGATGTCAGCGACCGCAAGCAGGCAGAGATCGGCCTGACCGAAAGCGAGCAGCAGTATCGGTTGGTCTTCCACGGCAGCCCGGTTCCCATGTACGTGTTTGACCACGAAACACTTGCCTTTCTGGAGGTCAACGACGCCGCGCTGGAACACTACGGATACTCGCGCGAGGAATTCCTCTCGATGAAGCTCCAGGATATCCGCCCGCAAGAGGAGGTCCCGGCGCTTATCGAATACCTGCACACCTTGCTGGCGCCGGACCAGCCCATCCGGCCCGGGCTGGTGGGGAGCTGGCGGCACCGGAAGAAAGACGGGACGCTGATGGACGTCGAGATCAAATGGAGCCCGATTTCCTTCCGGGGCCGGGTGGCCTCGATGTCCATGGTCAACGACATCACCGAGCGCAAGCGCAACGAGCATCGGGACGCGGCGTTCTCCAAGCTGGGCCAGGACTTGAGCTCGGCGACATCACCCGCCGAGGCCGCGCGGATCATCCGCGCCGTTACGAACGATCTGTTTAATTGGGACGCGTTCACTCTAAACCTCTACTCGGCTGAACAGGGCACGATTCAGCGGATCCTGGGAGTGGACACGGACCGGGAGGGCGGGCGCTTTGACATTCCGCTTACCGGCCAGGCCGGCCAGCCCAGTCAAATGGCGCGGCGGGTGGCCGAGCACGGCGCGGAACTAATCTTGCGCGAGGAGCCGATCACCATGCCGACGGATAGCGTGCCGATCGGGGACACGTCGCGCCCGTCGGCTTCGCTCATGCTGGCGCCCATTCGGAACCGCACCAAGGTCATTGGCATACTTTCGATTCAGAGTTACGCCCCCAAGGCCTACACCCGGGCGGATCTCAATATGCTCCAGACCCTGGCCGATCACTGCGCGGGAGCACTTGAGCGGATTCGGGCCGAGCAGGCGTTGCGCGACAGCGAACAGCGCTTCCGCGAACTGATCGAAGCCTCGCCGGACGCGGTGTTCGTGGAAGACCTGGAGGGAAACGTGCTGGACGTCAACCCGGCGGCCTGCCGGCTGCACGAAATGACGGCAGGGGAATTAGTCGGCAAGAACGCCTTCGATTTGGTGCCACCGGAACAGCGCGAAAAAGCGGCGCGCGAGTTCAAAGCACTGGCGGAAGGCCGGCTGGGGCGAATCGAGGGGGCTAGCCGCACACGGGACGGCCGCTTTGTGCCGGTGGAGATTCGTGCCGGCCGCGTCAACTACGCCGGCCAGCAGGCGGTGCTGTTGCACGTCCGCGATATCACGGACCGGAAGCTGGCCGAGACGGCCCTCCGCAGCTCAGAGTTGCTGTTCCATTCGGTGTGGGAGAATTCAGCGGATGGAATGCGGCTGACGAACGAGCAAGGCAACATTGTTGCCGTCAACAAGGCGTTCTGCAAGATCGTCGGCCGGCGCCGTGAGGAGCTGGAGGGCCAATCGCTCACCGCCCTGCACACCGGCTCCGAGCCGCCCGGGAAGATGCTGCAGGAGTACATCCAGCGCCTCCAGGGGCGGGTCACCGAGCGAGAACAGGAAAGGCGCTTGACCCTGCGCGATGGCAATCTAGTGATCATGGAGGAAACCAGCTCGTTTGTGGAATTGCGCGGCCGACCGCCGCTGCTGCTGGGAATATTCCGGGACGTGACGGCGCAAAAGCGGCTGGAAGAGCAACTGCGCCAGTCGCAGAAGATGGATGCCATCGGCCAGCTGGCCGGCGGCGTGGCTCACGATTTCAACAATATCCTCACCGTCATCCACGGCCACGCCTCGTTGCTGATAGCAGGAGGCAGCCTGAAGCCAGGCGCCGCAAAGTCCGCCCAACAAATTACCCAGGCGGCGGAGCGGGCCGCCGGATTGACGCGGCAATTGCTGGCGTTCGGCCGCCGGCAGGTGATGCAACCCCGGCTGTTGGACCTGAATGAACTGGTCGCCAACATGACGAAGATGCTGAGCCGGATTCTGGGGGAGGACATAGCGCTTCAGCTAAATTACCTCCCGCAACCGGCGCTGGTCCACGCCGATGGCGGCATGCTGGAGCAGGTATTGTTGAACCTCTCCGTCAACTCGCGCGATGCGATGCCCAGGGGCGGTCAGCTCACCATCAAGATTTCAGGGTTCGAGGCGGACGCGAAGCGCCTGGTCGGCCAGCCGGTGCCGTGCCCGAACGGCGTTGTCTGCCTGAGCGTCGCCGACACCGGCTGCGGCATTCCGCCGGAGAACGTGCGGCGCATTTTCGAACCGTTCTTTACCACCAAGGAAGTGGGCAAAGGCACGGGCCTGGGGTTGGCGACGGTGTACGGCATCGTCCAACAGCACCGCGGATGGATTGAGGTGGAGAGCGAACCGGGCCAAGGTTCGACTTTCAAAGTATTCCTGCCGCGGAGCCTTGAACCGGCGAAACCCGCCAACGGACCGTCAACCGAACCCACGGTGCGGGGCGGCACGGAAACCATCCTGGTGGTGGAGGACGAAGCGGCCGTGCGCGAGCTGGTTTGCGAATTTCTCACCCGGCACGGCTACCGCATCCTCCAGGCCGACTCGGGCGCGAAAGCGCTCCAGGTTTGGCGCGAGAGCAAGGACCGCATTGACTTGCTGTTGACGGACCTGGTCATGCCCGGCCAGTTGAACGGGCGCGAGCTGGCGGAAGAGCTCCGAGCGGAGCGACCTCGGCTCAAAGTGATCTTCACCAGCGGCTACAGCGCGGACGTAGTGGGCAAGGACTTCGTTCTGCGCCGCGGCCTGCATCATCTCCAGAAGCCGTATCATCCGCGCACGCTGGCCAAGGTGGTGCGGGATTGCCTGGACGCGGTGAATTAG
- a CDS encoding response regulator transcription factor, protein MPIRIAIVDDDDGVRTKLARAVDEFGVCSCVGTFSSGEDAVVSLAATAAEVVLMDINVPGMSGIECVRRLKAANPGIEFIMLTVYEDTESVFNALAAGASGYLLKLATRQELLDAIQQVRHGGSPMTSHIARKVVQSFRRPAPLETDTSKPSAREQQVLELLTQGFLYKEISQSLGISYDTVHNHIRHIYDKLHVRSRTQAVMRYRDSASLSANSIRWRSG, encoded by the coding sequence ATGCCTATCAGAATCGCCATAGTAGATGACGATGATGGCGTGCGCACAAAGCTCGCGCGCGCGGTGGACGAGTTTGGCGTCTGCTCCTGCGTTGGCACGTTTTCTTCCGGCGAAGACGCTGTTGTTTCTCTGGCGGCGACTGCTGCTGAAGTCGTCCTGATGGACATCAACGTGCCCGGCATGAGCGGAATCGAATGCGTGCGACGGCTCAAGGCCGCCAATCCAGGGATCGAGTTTATCATGCTGACGGTTTATGAGGACACAGAGAGCGTGTTTAATGCGCTGGCCGCTGGCGCCAGTGGATACCTTCTTAAGTTAGCCACCCGCCAGGAATTGCTCGATGCGATTCAGCAAGTGCGGCACGGCGGCTCGCCCATGACCAGCCATATCGCCCGCAAGGTGGTCCAGTCTTTTCGTCGCCCGGCACCGCTTGAGACGGACACCAGCAAACCCTCCGCCCGAGAGCAGCAGGTACTCGAGCTTCTAACCCAAGGCTTCTTGTATAAGGAAATCTCCCAGTCCTTGGGGATCAGCTACGACACCGTCCACAACCACATCCGTCATATTTACGACAAACTGCATGTGCGCTCGCGGACGCAGGCGGTGATGAGGTACCGCGACTCCGCGTCATTGTCGGCAAACTCAATTCGGTGGCGCAGCGGCTGA
- a CDS encoding amino acid permease, whose translation MNLFRRKSVADLQAEALADQSLHRALGPVNLTALGVGAIIGTGIFVLTGTVAAQNAGPAVVLSFVLAGLASIFAALCYSEFASLVPMAGSAYTYGYATLGELFAWIIGWDLILEYAVGAITVAIGWSGYVVSFLNDFGIVVPPELSAARGTQLIQLPAALAAALKMKAGWTALSAGLADQVKVLGTDSAMLPQVTAIFNLPAVLIIFVVTTLLVVGIKESANFNNAIVCVKVAVVLLFIAGAARAIQTANWHPFIPANAGTSGHFGWSGIMTGAGIVFFAYIGFDAVSTAAQEAKNPQRDMPIGIIGSLVICTVLYILVSGIATGVVPYAQLDVPDPIAVAADRAGMGWMGKLIKLGAVAGLSSVILVMLLGQSRVFYSMSRDGLLPPVVSQVHPRFRTPWITSIATGIGVAFFSAVFTVREAGSLCSIGTLLAFVIVSVGVLVLRVREPNLQRKFTTPAVWFVAPAGAISALALMAALPLTTWARLIVWFVIGMVIYFAYGARRSKLANHQPKA comes from the coding sequence ATGAACCTGTTCCGACGCAAGAGTGTTGCCGATCTCCAAGCCGAAGCTCTGGCCGACCAGAGTCTGCACCGGGCGCTCGGTCCCGTGAATCTAACCGCCCTGGGCGTAGGCGCTATAATAGGCACTGGCATTTTCGTGCTTACCGGAACCGTTGCGGCCCAGAATGCCGGGCCGGCGGTCGTGCTCTCGTTCGTGCTGGCGGGCCTGGCTTCCATCTTCGCGGCTTTATGCTACAGCGAATTCGCTTCGCTCGTGCCCATGGCCGGCAGCGCCTACACATATGGCTACGCGACGCTGGGGGAGTTGTTTGCCTGGATTATCGGCTGGGACCTGATCCTTGAGTACGCCGTCGGAGCCATCACCGTTGCGATTGGCTGGTCGGGTTACGTCGTCTCCTTCCTGAACGACTTTGGCATTGTTGTGCCGCCGGAGCTTTCCGCCGCTCGTGGCACCCAGTTGATCCAACTCCCGGCCGCGCTGGCCGCGGCCTTGAAGATGAAGGCCGGCTGGACAGCACTCAGCGCGGGCTTGGCGGATCAGGTTAAGGTCCTCGGCACCGACTCCGCCATGCTGCCGCAGGTCACCGCCATCTTCAACCTCCCGGCGGTGCTGATCATCTTCGTTGTCACCACGCTGCTGGTGGTGGGCATCAAGGAGTCTGCCAACTTCAACAACGCCATCGTCTGCGTGAAAGTGGCCGTGGTGCTGCTGTTCATTGCGGGAGCCGCCCGAGCCATTCAAACCGCCAACTGGCACCCGTTCATTCCGGCCAATGCCGGCACGTCAGGTCACTTCGGCTGGTCGGGAATCATGACCGGCGCGGGAATCGTCTTTTTCGCCTACATCGGTTTCGACGCCGTCAGCACCGCCGCGCAGGAAGCCAAGAACCCGCAGCGCGACATGCCCATCGGCATCATCGGGTCGCTGGTCATCTGCACGGTGCTTTACATTCTGGTGTCGGGCATTGCGACCGGCGTGGTTCCTTACGCTCAACTCGACGTGCCGGACCCGATTGCCGTGGCGGCCGACCGCGCGGGCATGGGCTGGATGGGCAAACTTATCAAACTCGGCGCCGTTGCCGGCTTGTCCTCGGTGATTCTCGTTATGCTGCTGGGCCAATCGCGCGTGTTCTACAGCATGTCCCGCGACGGCTTGTTGCCGCCGGTCGTCAGCCAGGTCCATCCGCGCTTTCGCACCCCCTGGATTACTTCGATCGCAACCGGCATCGGCGTAGCGTTCTTCTCGGCCGTTTTCACCGTGCGTGAGGCCGGCAGCCTTTGCTCGATCGGCACGCTGTTGGCCTTCGTCATCGTCTCTGTCGGCGTCCTAGTGCTGCGCGTGCGGGAACCGAATCTGCAGCGCAAATTTACCACCCCGGCCGTGTGGTTTGTCGCGCCCGCCGGGGCTATCTCCGCCCTTGCCTTGATGGCCGCATTGCCGCTCACGACCTGGGCGCGCCTGATCGTCTGGTTCGTAATCGGCATGGTAATCTACTTTGCTTACGGCGCGCGTCGCAGCAAGCTGGCCAACCACCAGCCCAAGGCCTGA
- a CDS encoding DUF1080 domain-containing protein, which translates to MSLGLHQARFLICVFTFAAAFATALAANNPFLGGWELTIPDGRAGWLGIEEAGGQLKASLLWGGGSVLPLESARIENGRLVLTRQHSFERKNKTGKAAKGVRIETITATVEDNIIKLSSETPRANRLGVDKAEFTGRRSRPMPPAPDPSRAIFGEPIRIFNGNDLTGWRLADPNLECGWSVQDGLLVNVAPQQEGKPRKRYGNLRTDWEFEDFNLTVETRVPKGGNSGIYLRGIYEVQVADSCGKPPTLHGMGAIYSRLQPAVSAEKPAGEWQALDITLLDRHVTIILNGKTIIANQPLLGCTGGALWSDVSRPGPILLQGDHTSVEYRNLVLRPVRN; encoded by the coding sequence ATGTCTCTGGGCTTGCATCAAGCGCGATTCCTCATTTGCGTGTTCACTTTTGCCGCAGCCTTCGCTACCGCCCTGGCGGCCAACAATCCCTTTCTCGGCGGATGGGAACTCACCATCCCTGATGGCCGGGCCGGCTGGCTGGGCATTGAAGAAGCCGGCGGACAACTCAAGGCCAGCCTGCTTTGGGGCGGTGGCAGCGTGTTGCCGTTGGAGTCGGCCAGGATCGAGAATGGCCGGTTGGTGCTGACCCGACAGCACTCCTTCGAGCGCAAGAACAAAACCGGCAAGGCCGCCAAAGGCGTCCGCATTGAGACCATCACCGCCACCGTCGAAGACAACATCATCAAGCTCTCCAGCGAAACGCCCCGTGCGAATAGGCTGGGGGTTGACAAAGCCGAGTTCACCGGCCGGCGAAGCAGGCCCATGCCGCCCGCTCCCGATCCCAGCCGGGCAATCTTCGGCGAGCCCATTCGCATCTTCAACGGCAATGACCTCACCGGCTGGCGCCTCGCCGATCCCAATTTGGAGTGCGGTTGGAGCGTGCAGGACGGACTGCTGGTCAACGTGGCGCCTCAACAGGAAGGCAAGCCGCGCAAGCGCTACGGCAACCTGCGTACGGATTGGGAGTTCGAGGACTTCAACCTGACGGTCGAGACTCGCGTGCCCAAAGGTGGCAACAGTGGCATATATCTGCGGGGCATTTACGAGGTCCAGGTGGCCGATAGCTGCGGCAAACCGCCGACCCTGCACGGCATGGGCGCCATCTACAGCCGCCTCCAGCCCGCCGTCAGCGCGGAGAAGCCCGCGGGTGAATGGCAGGCCTTGGACATCACCCTTCTGGACCGGCATGTCACTATCATCCTCAACGGCAAGACGATCATTGCGAACCAACCGCTCCTGGGTTGCACCGGCGGCGCCTTGTGGTCCGATGTCTCCCGACCCGGACCGATTCTCCTCCAGGGCGACCACACCAGCGTTGAATATCGCAACCTCGTCCTCCGACCAGTGCGGAATTAG
- a CDS encoding glycoside hydrolase family 38 C-terminal domain-containing protein, producing the protein MNELHPAGCVLPRVINGCRFALAAWFLWFCPVEALGQISIERVDATPFFPRVESGQPLRQVAKLHLNNAGAAAALEVRMTLGSVAHTEDLGEVPAGRSTNTVHVPDLAAPAKLIVELLPKGAAGVLARHELGWRPQKKWKVYCVSYSHHDLGFGNYPHRLRTEIRHANIERPLQFCAETDGWDEDSKFRYVIETSEPITSFLGSHSETDAVELARRIREGRIQVGALHNTANTEQMSQELMARLFYLGGRHTPDLLGVARGNTAQIDDVIGLTWPLATYCAEAGVPYLFHGHNGVGQCLRPASAEPVFYWQGPDGGSKVLVRSIDYGGYAGDNLGDASENHLQSLIARLGSNWPYDTLLCQDGTDFQLITLDNVQKIRRWNARYAYPRLVSATMAMFFQEIMRQAEPARIKTFAKDSNNQWADQDSTDAWLLALARRQGEAIPTAEKFSTIAMATAGGGYPWTDIYQAYHRLLQYHEHTDAIDFINCDPERMRQYETELVENREMVVESKEFTDRARESALVRLAGMMTTTAATNILVFNPLTRTRTDVVRMAAAELGRRFQLRDGRTGKEVAHQALADGTVLFVAADVPSLGCKTFSVAASPATDSPQREEALSDESKIAERESPLAEGSLAAAPASLENGFYRIAFDRASGAITSIRDRQLGVELVDEGAPHKFNEYLYERYESPNARTSKWYRVQSAQVAVARGPVADVLSVRASAVGADKIEQAVLLYHDLKRIDFVLDLVKAPSGRTCRISHGSVLNKESVYVTLPFAVPDFRFHHELPGAVAEPIRDQFDGSCTAYYAARHFADVSNNRYGVTVSCPDAALFEYGHPRSCLIPAGQESQFERVMQYPANSRMYLYLMNNMFDVNIRWDQQGPVRFCWSLRSHAGGWQAGRADQFGWDVLNPLIAKVVAGKQKGSLGTDGSFVRIDQPNVVCSTLKPAEANGAGFIARFNETHGSETTATVALPFLDRLTAATETDLLENDRLAQLPVSNGNEVTFTLPPFGVKTIRLAAALRVSLPVLSALKARPRSDMQIELSWMADARAASRASHYNVYRGTRPDFAPSLRNLVGRPISASHVDQPRLHYGGWINNRLEPATTYYYRVSMVDRWNNEGPLSPPVAATTLRSDEQNMPPLRVECLRAVLISPISPQNFVNLLFRTSCESDVRRYEIHRSTRAGFEPDSSTCIGVADAETVVKGSTAYGHVPLDHRAGDYDHMMFKDDSTQPHATYFYRVCAVDTAGQRGPTSHEAVARPKLIPTAAGKVTAQSVYAPEYGPENAIDGNPDPFAAWISKPYGGGTKEQPLSTWWAIEFHGGKQRQLQGVKIIGDDREVIPLHRNLQVQVPEGSAWKTVGELKAATGRTVTVNFQGVVTAAGLRVLVPAADLPRSERSDVDGIVRICELMLVLPDGRESLVEPTM; encoded by the coding sequence ATGAACGAGTTGCATCCCGCAGGCTGTGTTCTTCCGAGGGTTATCAACGGCTGTCGGTTTGCGCTGGCGGCCTGGTTCCTCTGGTTTTGTCCTGTCGAGGCCCTAGGGCAGATTTCAATCGAGCGGGTGGATGCCACTCCGTTCTTTCCCCGGGTGGAGTCGGGCCAACCGTTGCGGCAGGTCGCCAAGCTGCACCTCAATAATGCCGGCGCCGCCGCCGCCCTGGAGGTCAGGATGACTCTGGGGTCCGTTGCGCACACCGAAGACCTTGGCGAGGTGCCGGCGGGCAGGTCAACCAACACCGTCCACGTCCCCGACCTCGCCGCGCCCGCGAAACTTATTGTTGAGTTGTTGCCGAAGGGGGCGGCGGGGGTGCTCGCCCGGCATGAGCTCGGCTGGCGGCCGCAGAAGAAGTGGAAGGTCTACTGCGTCTCGTATTCGCACCATGACCTGGGTTTCGGCAACTACCCGCACCGGCTGCGCACCGAGATTCGCCACGCCAATATCGAGCGCCCGCTGCAGTTCTGCGCGGAAACCGACGGCTGGGACGAGGATAGCAAGTTTCGGTATGTGATCGAGACCAGCGAGCCGATCACCAGCTTCCTGGGCAGCCACAGCGAAACGGATGCAGTTGAGCTGGCGCGGCGGATTCGGGAGGGCCGAATCCAGGTCGGCGCCCTGCACAACACGGCCAACACCGAACAGATGAGCCAGGAGTTGATGGCTCGGCTCTTCTATCTCGGCGGCCGGCACACGCCCGATTTGCTCGGCGTGGCGCGGGGGAACACGGCGCAGATTGACGATGTGATCGGCCTGACCTGGCCGCTGGCGACGTATTGCGCCGAGGCCGGAGTGCCTTATCTGTTTCATGGCCATAACGGCGTCGGGCAATGTCTGCGGCCGGCTTCGGCGGAGCCGGTGTTCTATTGGCAGGGGCCGGACGGCGGGAGCAAGGTGCTGGTTCGCTCCATTGACTACGGCGGTTATGCCGGGGACAACCTCGGCGACGCCAGCGAGAATCACCTCCAGTCGCTCATCGCACGCCTGGGCAGCAATTGGCCTTACGATACGCTGCTGTGCCAGGATGGAACGGATTTCCAGCTCATCACGCTCGACAACGTGCAGAAGATTCGGCGGTGGAACGCCCGTTACGCGTATCCGCGCCTGGTTTCAGCCACGATGGCGATGTTTTTCCAAGAGATCATGCGGCAGGCTGAGCCGGCCCGGATCAAGACTTTCGCCAAGGACAGCAACAACCAGTGGGCCGACCAGGACTCCACTGACGCGTGGCTTTTGGCGCTGGCGCGGCGCCAGGGCGAGGCCATCCCCACCGCCGAGAAGTTCTCCACCATCGCCATGGCCACGGCGGGTGGCGGTTATCCCTGGACGGACATCTACCAGGCTTACCACCGCCTGCTGCAATACCACGAGCACACGGACGCGATAGATTTCATCAACTGCGACCCCGAACGGATGCGGCAGTATGAGACCGAGTTGGTGGAAAACCGGGAGATGGTGGTCGAGTCCAAGGAGTTTACCGACCGCGCCCGCGAGAGCGCCCTGGTCAGGCTCGCCGGGATGATGACGACAACGGCCGCCACAAACATCCTTGTCTTCAACCCGCTGACGCGGACGCGCACGGATGTGGTGCGGATGGCTGCCGCGGAATTGGGGCGGCGGTTCCAGTTGCGCGATGGCAGGACTGGGAAGGAAGTGGCACACCAGGCGCTGGCCGATGGCACCGTCTTGTTCGTTGCCGCCGATGTGCCGTCCCTGGGCTGCAAGACCTTCAGCGTGGCCGCTTCCCCCGCCACGGACAGCCCCCAACGAGAGGAGGCTCTGAGTGACGAATCCAAAATCGCCGAGCGCGAATCGCCACTGGCCGAGGGCTCCCTCGCGGCGGCTCCTGCGAGCCTGGAGAATGGGTTCTACCGCATCGCCTTCGACCGGGCCTCCGGCGCCATCACCAGCATTCGCGACCGGCAACTGGGCGTCGAATTGGTTGATGAGGGCGCGCCGCACAAGTTCAATGAGTACCTCTACGAGCGCTACGAGAGTCCGAACGCCCGCACCTCGAAGTGGTACCGAGTGCAGTCGGCGCAGGTGGCGGTTGCCCGCGGTCCGGTCGCCGACGTCCTGAGCGTCCGGGCATCGGCCGTTGGGGCGGACAAGATTGAGCAAGCGGTCCTGCTTTACCATGACCTGAAGCGCATTGACTTCGTGCTCGATCTGGTGAAGGCCCCATCCGGCCGCACCTGCCGAATCTCTCACGGCAGTGTGCTGAACAAGGAATCGGTTTACGTGACGCTGCCGTTTGCCGTGCCGGATTTCCGGTTTCATCACGAGCTGCCTGGGGCGGTGGCCGAGCCGATTCGCGACCAGTTCGACGGCTCCTGCACGGCATACTACGCGGCGCGGCATTTCGCCGATGTGTCCAACAACCGCTACGGAGTGACCGTCTCCTGCCCGGATGCTGCTCTCTTCGAATACGGGCATCCGCGTTCGTGCCTGATTCCCGCAGGGCAGGAGAGCCAGTTCGAGCGGGTCATGCAATACCCGGCCAACAGCCGGATGTATCTCTACCTCATGAACAACATGTTTGATGTGAACATCCGCTGGGATCAGCAGGGGCCGGTGCGATTCTGCTGGTCCCTGCGCAGCCATGCGGGCGGCTGGCAGGCGGGAAGAGCGGACCAGTTCGGCTGGGATGTGCTGAACCCGCTGATCGCCAAAGTGGTGGCGGGGAAGCAGAAAGGCAGCCTGGGAACGGATGGGAGCTTCGTGCGGATTGACCAGCCCAACGTAGTGTGCAGCACTCTTAAACCGGCGGAGGCTAATGGCGCCGGATTCATCGCGCGTTTCAATGAGACGCACGGTTCCGAGACAACGGCGACCGTCGCGCTGCCGTTTCTGGACCGGCTCACCGCCGCAACGGAGACTGATCTGCTCGAAAACGACCGCCTGGCGCAGTTGCCGGTCAGCAACGGCAACGAGGTTACTTTCACGTTGCCCCCGTTCGGCGTGAAGACAATTCGCCTGGCCGCCGCACTCCGGGTTTCCCTGCCGGTCCTTTCCGCGCTCAAGGCCAGGCCGCGCTCGGATATGCAGATCGAACTCTCCTGGATGGCTGACGCGCGCGCCGCCAGCCGGGCCAGCCACTACAACGTCTATCGCGGCACCCGGCCTGACTTTGCGCCGTCGCTGCGGAACCTGGTCGGAAGGCCCATTTCGGCGTCGCATGTGGATCAACCGAGGTTGCACTATGGCGGGTGGATTAACAACCGTCTCGAACCGGCGACAACTTACTATTATCGCGTTTCGATGGTGGACCGCTGGAACAACGAAGGCCCGCTGTCCCCGCCGGTTGCCGCCACCACGCTCCGATCGGACGAGCAGAATATGCCGCCCCTGCGCGTGGAGTGCTTGCGCGCGGTCCTGATCAGCCCCATCAGCCCGCAGAATTTTGTGAACCTGTTGTTCCGCACAAGCTGCGAGTCGGACGTGCGGCGCTACGAGATTCATCGCTCGACTCGTGCCGGATTTGAACCGGATTCGTCCACGTGCATTGGGGTGGCCGATGCGGAGACGGTGGTCAAGGGTTCGACCGCCTATGGTCATGTGCCACTGGACCACCGGGCAGGGGACTACGACCACATGATGTTCAAAGATGACAGCACACAGCCACACGCGACGTATTTCTACCGCGTCTGCGCGGTGGACACGGCGGGTCAACGCGGGCCGACTTCACATGAGGCCGTGGCGCGACCCAAACTCATCCCGACTGCGGCGGGGAAGGTTACCGCTCAATCGGTCTATGCGCCCGAGTACGGCCCGGAGAATGCCATTGACGGGAATCCTGATCCATTTGCCGCCTGGATTTCCAAGCCCTACGGCGGAGGCACCAAAGAGCAGCCGCTAAGCACTTGGTGGGCTATCGAGTTTCATGGCGGCAAGCAGCGCCAGCTCCAAGGCGTGAAGATCATCGGCGACGACCGCGAGGTCATCCCATTGCATCGAAACCTCCAGGTTCAGGTTCCTGAGGGTAGCGCCTGGAAAACGGTCGGAGAGTTGAAAGCCGCCACTGGCAGGACCGTGACGGTGAACTTTCAGGGAGTGGTTACCGCCGCCGGCTTGCGGGTCCTGGTTCCTGCGGCTGACTTGCCGAGATCGGAGCGCTCGGATGTGGATGGAATTGTCCGCATCTGCGAACTTATGCTTGTTCTCCCTGACGGACGGGAATCGCTGGTAGAGCCGACAATGTAA